TAAATCTCAAATTACTAGTATAATCACATCTTCCAACCGGAATCTCCAATTAGTCAGGGATCCCTGCATGCCCCTTATCTTGAGAACAGCTTTAGAGGCCTTTTTGGTAGAGAGGTATTATCATTGGAAAGTTTTAGGATTATCTGAATTAGAACTAAATCTCAAAACTTTTGTCAGTGAATTGCATCCAACCCAAGCATTACCCAAATCTTTTATATTGTCCTTAAGCAGTTGACAATGCAAGCCCCATCACTCAGTTGGAACTAACATTATTAAAAAAAAGCAAAGGCACGATTGCAAACATCTGCGCGATTAAATAAGACAGCAACTAGATACACACGGGTGACAGGCAACATCTACATGGACAATTCTTTTCAAGTAATCACACACACAATCAGAGATTTGCTGGTAAATTAAAGGATAATCACCTGGCTGAGCCATGTGCAGATGTTGAGATATGCTGCTGCAGATATATGTGAAACTCATGCCGAGAATTCTTCGTGCATCAAACTCGGCAACTCCTTGCAGTGTCTTCTTCTTCGCGTCGATAGCAAGCACCCATGCTTTGATTCCTTTCTGTAGTGGATCTTAGTCATGAAGTAGACAACATTATCTTGATGCAAGCTGAGCGTGGGATGCGGAGTGTGGAGCCTCTCCAAGGTCGGCTGAGGAGTGCCTTGATCGTCGACCAGCTTCGGCAGCAACTCGAATTGCACCGGTTTCTTTCTGGCAGAGATCTGGGAAGCGCGGACCGTGCAGTCAGGTTGCCATGAACCCTTCTCCAGAGACTTGGCCTTCCTGCTCCATGTGGCAGCCGTTCAATCATCGGCGATGAAGTCGCCGTTGGCTACAAAGCCCGGTCGAACTCAACGTACTTGATGCAACCATTGATGACAGCAATGTCCCGGGAGTTCCTGAGGCCGCCTTGAGGCTTCCTGTCGGGGTTGAGCGGCGCCAGCAACGAGACGTAGCAGAGCAGCACGGTGTGGTCCTGGCTGAGGACGTCGCAGAAGAGGATGCCCCGCCCGAGATCAACCCAGCCCATGGTGCCGGCCTTTCCCCCGACTGTGATCACCTTGTTGGGTGTATGGGAGGAGTGGTGGGGTGGCCAACAGGCCAAGCTCCTGCTCCTGGCGCAGCAAGGCCATCTTGGTGGCCCACTCCTCCGTCCTAGAGTCGTATGTGTAGAGGTCGTAGCGCCCGGGCACAAAGGACGCGTAGAGGAGCGAGGCGATGACGTAGAAGCCATCGCCTTTGGGGCCGCGGCAGCGCAGGAGGCCGACATTGCAGTGGTGGAGGATGCGGGAGGGGGCCGGGTGCCTGAGCAGCTTCAGCGACGGCGGCATACAGCCGTGGATGGGCGGATGCAGGGACGCGTCCGCCACCATGCTCCCGTCATAGTCATCGTAGCCAGATGATGACATCGCTCGCTCCTCGTGAGCAAGGATAGATTCTTCTTGTGATAGATGAGGGAGAGAGACTAGCAGGGGGGGGGGGATTGGAGCTGCACACCGAACAATCAACACCAATTGATCGTTCGATTGCTTACTGGGAAATCAGATCCAGATAAAATTAAAATAGGGAGGTAGAGGAAAGAACAAGGTGCCTAGCGCCTTGAGAGATTGGAGCTGGACTCGGAGATGAATCGGAGTGAGGCGGCAGCGGGCCGGGAGCCTCTCGATCGGGAGCTAGTCTCCATCGGTTCTCTAGTACGTACGTACTCAAATCGATTCAAGTGCTGTATTGTATCAACTGATTGTAGCGCAACAGCCCTCCGTGCCACGTGTATCAGACAACGCAGTGGCCGTTGCAGTGGCCATTGCCATGCAGCAAAATCAAAGAGAGTCAGGTCAATTCATCAACACGGCAGCACCGAGAGCCAGACCCCAGGCCACCCAACCCCGGCGCCCTTCTCCGGCCAGCGACGCTGCATTACTGTTACTACCATCCGCCGACGGCCGGGGCACGTCTGGCGACGGGCTGGCGGCGGCCGAGACGTTGACGGCGACCTTCATGCCTCCGAGGCAGTGGTCGGGGAAATCGCAGATGAACCAGTAGGTCCTGGCCTCGGCGAGCACCACCCTGTCGTAGCCGCTGGTGTACTTGACGCGCACGCCGTTGCCGCCGGTGTCGCAGGACCAGTACGTGCCCTCGCTCACCTCGTACACGTTGTGCTGGGAGCTCACGTACTGGAAAACTACAGCAAAATCGAAAttgcaaaaaaagaaaaagaaaagaaagagagagtcaAGGTTGCAATCCATCGTGCGACAAGCAAGTGTTCGTCAGCAGGTGGTTGCTGACCTAGGACATCGCCGACGGCGAAGGCGTGCTCCCGCGCCCAGGCGGCGTAGTTGACGCCGGAGTCCCAGCCGAAGGCGACGTCGCCGACCACGTACTCGGCCGCGCCGGCGCGCTGCGGCCACGGCCACAGGAgcagcgcggcggcgagggcgcgcgCCAccagcgccaccgtgccgcggCCCATCGATCCGGGCATGCTTGCGTGCACGCAGGGCGATTATTGCGAGGGGTTAGCTAGCTGGCCGGCCTCGTGATGGTTGGGGATCGATCGGATGCTCATCGTCGCAATGCCTGCCTTTTTGTTGGGTTGCTGCCCGACGACACTGACGCTGGCGGCGGACGCTTCGATGCGCTGGAGAAGCTGACTGGTTCAGCGAGGGGCGATGGTGGCGCACGACGAGCTTGCATTGGTTGGCCGGCCGAACCGCGCGCGACAGCTGAGACGGCGACGGAGGAGAGAGTCCGAGCGAGGTCAGCGTGCTCGCTGGCTGCAAGACACTTGGTGGATCAACTGCATGCCGGCCGGCCTGGGCCTGGGCCTTGCATTGTGGGCCGGCCGGCTGAAGCCCAATCGCCTGCCGTTCTCTCTGGTGGTCTCTGATTTGTTTTTTTCTTTCATCTTTCTTGCGCCTGTACGCAAGGAGTAGGAACTTGTACATCTTTCATCAGCAGTGACGTGGATATTCACATGCCTACAGTGCGGAGCATGCATTGCAGGGTTTTTAATTTTATGAATTGAATATCCACATGCATCATATATAAGTATATTCGTCGATCGATATTATTATACACCATCTCTCG
The genomic region above belongs to Panicum hallii strain FIL2 chromosome 4, PHallii_v3.1, whole genome shotgun sequence and contains:
- the LOC112891047 gene encoding basic blue protein-like; translated protein: MPGSMGRGTVALVARALAAALLLWPWPQRAGAAEYVVGDVAFGWDSGVNYAAWAREHAFAVGDVLVFQYVSSQHNVYEVSEGTYWSCDTGGNGVRVKYTSGYDRVVLAEARTYWFICDFPDHCLGGMKVAVNVSAAASPSPDVPRPSADGSNSNAASLAGEGRRGWVAWGLALGAAVLMN